The following proteins are co-located in the Mesorhizobium sp. M1E.F.Ca.ET.045.02.1.1 genome:
- a CDS encoding adenylate/guanylate cyclase domain-containing protein, protein MPTLLSLPDDISIKSALGESVLEAARRADVPIACACGGKAKCSTCRIWILDGADGCPERTALERTLVERLGLGNNVRLACQLRPASDITFRRLVLDETDLRMTSQLLPHRSTSAGELKSVVIFFSDVAGFTHFSETLTPYDVMYLLNRYFTQVAEVIELNNGYIDKFVGDGLMAIFGVNGQDDAPVRAVNAALQTLATVDRLKPFFASMYGIDFDIRVGLHLGEAVIGSVGSPGNERLTAIGDAVNVASRVETANKEAGTRLLISETLYERVKDEVEISDFIRVRLRGTSDRITLYEIRKLKVEAERRLNEKGARETMQLGGKTWHRTVATGELKDGDYKVIEFQALYVVILRRGGRVHAFNNACPHLKLPFFESTSRTNGHARQASTVDEDGTLVCRWHHSGFDLDTGEIVKWCEALNEDGTSAGMEVLGDISKNRAPLRLIPCREEDGYIWVGLD, encoded by the coding sequence ATGCCTACGTTGCTATCGCTGCCCGACGACATATCGATCAAATCGGCGCTCGGGGAATCTGTCCTTGAAGCCGCTCGCCGGGCAGATGTCCCGATCGCCTGCGCTTGTGGCGGTAAGGCCAAATGCTCAACCTGCCGGATCTGGATTCTCGACGGTGCAGACGGCTGCCCGGAGCGCACAGCGCTGGAGCGCACGCTCGTAGAGCGGCTGGGGCTTGGCAACAACGTACGCCTGGCATGCCAGCTCAGACCTGCCTCCGACATCACCTTCCGCAGGCTCGTACTCGACGAGACCGACCTGCGAATGACCAGTCAGCTGCTGCCGCACAGGTCCACCAGTGCGGGCGAGCTGAAGTCGGTCGTCATTTTCTTCAGCGACGTAGCCGGATTCACCCACTTCTCCGAAACGCTGACGCCTTACGATGTCATGTATCTGCTCAATCGCTATTTCACTCAGGTCGCCGAAGTCATCGAGCTCAACAACGGCTACATCGACAAGTTCGTCGGCGACGGGCTTATGGCGATATTTGGCGTGAACGGCCAAGACGATGCGCCGGTGCGCGCGGTCAATGCGGCCCTACAGACCCTTGCCACGGTCGATCGGCTGAAGCCGTTTTTTGCCTCGATGTACGGCATCGACTTCGATATTCGCGTCGGTTTGCATCTGGGCGAAGCGGTGATCGGTTCGGTCGGATCACCCGGAAACGAGCGCCTGACGGCTATCGGCGATGCGGTCAATGTGGCGAGCCGCGTCGAAACAGCCAACAAGGAGGCCGGAACCCGCCTCCTGATTTCGGAGACGCTCTATGAACGGGTCAAGGACGAGGTTGAAATATCCGATTTCATTCGGGTGCGTTTGCGCGGTACCTCCGACCGAATTACGCTGTACGAGATAAGGAAGCTGAAGGTTGAAGCCGAGCGCCGGTTGAACGAAAAAGGCGCGCGCGAGACTATGCAACTGGGCGGCAAGACGTGGCACCGGACGGTCGCGACGGGCGAACTGAAGGACGGCGACTACAAAGTCATCGAGTTCCAAGCGCTTTACGTCGTGATTTTGCGCAGGGGCGGGCGCGTCCATGCCTTTAACAATGCCTGCCCGCATCTGAAATTGCCGTTCTTCGAAAGCACCTCGCGGACCAACGGCCACGCACGACAGGCGAGCACTGTAGACGAGGATGGCACGCTGGTGTGTCGCTGGCATCACTCCGGATTCGATCTGGATACAGGCGAAATCGTAAAGTGGTGCGAGGCGCTCAACGAGGATGGAACTTCGGCCGGCATGGAGGTCCTCGGCGATATTTCGAAGAACCGGGCTCCGTTGCGTCTCATTCCGTGCCGCGAGGAGGATGGCTACATCTGGGTCGGTCTCGATTGA